Proteins co-encoded in one Siniperca chuatsi isolate FFG_IHB_CAS linkage group LG11, ASM2008510v1, whole genome shotgun sequence genomic window:
- the plek gene encoding pleckstrin, producing MEPQQIREGYLVKKGTVLNSWKPVWVVLSEDGVEFYKKKTDHSPKGMIPLKGAMLNSPCQDFGKRMLVFKITTEKKQAHFFQASHVEEREFWVKDIKRAITCLQGGKKFARKSTRRSIRLPDTINLTELYTLMKDQDDGVKELKLEQENRVFNHCFTGATVVEWLISKEKARNRPEALMLAIGLLNEGFLQPAGDLSKEGAESGEQTAFLDETNALYYFADSGFFCEGYSSDEDVLVKEEFRGNIIKQGCLLKQGHRRKNWKVRKFILRDDPAYMHYYDPTKGDDPLGSIHLRGSVVTAVEFVPDAKKYDVDGNLFEIITSDETHYFLQAATGEERKEWIKAVQAVSKSGK from the exons ATGGAGCCACAACAGATCAGAGAGGGATACTTGGTGAAAAAG GGTACAGTGCTAAACTCCTGGAAGCCAGTGTGGGTTGTGCTGTCAGAAGATGGGGTGGAATtctataaaaagaaaacagaccaTTCTCCAAAAGGAATGATCCCACTAAAGGGAGCCATGCTCAACAGTCCTTGCCAGGATTTTGGCAAGAGGATG CTGGTTTTCAAGATTACCACAGAGAAGAAGCAGGCTCACTTCTTCCAAGCCTCGcatgtggaggagagagagtttTGGGTCAAGGACATCAAGAGAGCCATTACCTGCctacaggggggaaaaaagtttgCCAGGAAGTCTACAAGACGCTCCATTCGCCTGCCTGACACAATCAACCTGAC TGAGCTGTACACGCTGATGAAAGACCAGGATGATGGAGTGAAAGAGTTAAAACTGGAGCAGGAGAATCGAGTCTTCAACCACTGCTTCACTG GTGCGACAGTGGTAGAGTGGCTGATTTCAAAGGAGAAAGCGAGAAATAGGCCCGAGGCCCTCATGTTAGCAATAGGGCTCCTGAATGAGGGTTTTCTCCAGCCTGCGGGTGACCTGTCAAAAGAGGGAGCAGAGAGCGGAGAGCAAACAGCCTTCTTAGATGAGACAAATGCTCTTTATTACTTT GCAGATAGTGGGTTCTTCTGTGAAGGCTACTCCAGTGATGAAGATGTGCTTGTGAAGGAAGAATTCAGAGGAAACATCATAAAACAGGGCTGTTTACTTAAACAG GGACATAGGAGAAAAAACTGGAAGGTACGAAAGTTCATACTGAGGGATGACCCTGCTTATATGCATTATTATGATCCTACAAAG GGTGATGACCCTCTGGGCTCCATCCATCTCCGTGGGTCTGTGGTGACAGCTGTGGAGTTTGTGCCTGATG CCAAAAAATACGACGTTGACGGCAACCTCTTTGAGATCATCACCTCAGATGAGACTCACTACTTCCTCCAAGCTGCTACAGGCGAAGAAAGAAAGGAGTGGATCAAAGCAGTACAGGCAGTGTCAAAAAGTGGAAAATAA
- the prokr1b gene encoding prokineticin receptor 1b, translating to MGDSNISHKVVAYTEMQESLPAGKLDHYMDNYDMDYGIPPDEIPDTTQGQAFFVATIVIGVVLVCIMLVCGLGNFIFIATLTRYKKLRNLTNLLIANLAISDFIVAVVCCPFLVDYYVVKQLSWDHGLVLCASVNYLRTVSLYVSTNALLAIAVDRYMAIVYPLRPRMKYQTAYCLITGVWIVPILISIPSAYFASETIYPHGGTTPTTHKVFCAQIWPVDQQAYYRSYFLFVFAVEFVGPVIVMAICYAQISHELWFKNVPGFQTEQIRKRLRCRRKTVMVLIGILTAYILCWAPYYGFTILRDFHPTLISRQKNSLVAFYIIECIAMSNSMINTFCFVSVKNNTVKYLKKIVLLRWRSTYAPNKTVDEMDMRTASMPVTEEIECIHLR from the exons ATGGGGGACTCCAATATCAGCCACAAGGTAGTAGCTTATACAGAGATGCAGGAGAGTCTCCCAGCAGGCAAGTTGGATCATTACATGGACAACTATGATATGGACTATGGCATCCCTCCTGATGAGATCCCAGACACTACGCAGGGCCAGGCCTTCTTTGTGGCCACCATTGTTATCGGTGTGGTGCTTGTCTGCATCATGCTTGTCTGTGGGTTGGGAAATTTCATATTCATTGCTACGCTGACACGCTACAAAAAGCTCCGCAACCTCACCAACCTGCTCATTGCCAATCTGGCCATCTCAGACTTCATTGTGGCAGTGGTGTGCTGCCCCTTCTTGGTGGACTACTATGTGGTTAAACAGCTTTCCTGGGATCACGGATTGGTGCTGTGTGCCTCTGTCAACTATCTCCGGACTGTGTCACTCTACGTGTCCACAAACGCATTGCTTGCCATTGCAGTTGACAG GTACATGGCTATAGTCTATCCTCTGAGGCCTCGTATGAAGTACCAAACCGCCTACTGCCTGATAACAGGAGTCTGGATTGTTCCCATTCTGATATCAATTCCGTCTGCCTACTTTGCCTCTGAGACCATATACCCTCATGGCGGCACCACTCCAACCACTCACAAAGTCTTTTGTGCCCAGATCTGGCCTGTGGACCAGCAGGCCTACTACCGATcctacttcctgtttgtttttgctgtagAGTTTGTTGGGCCTGTGATCGTCATGGCAATATGTTATGCCCAAATTTCCCACGAGCTCTGGTTTAAGAATGTCCCAGGTTTCCAGACGGAGCAGATTAGGAAGAGGTTGCGTTGTCGCCGCAAGACAGTGATGGTCCTGATTGGGATCTTGACAGCATACATCCTGTGCTGGGCACCGTACTATGGCTTCACCATCCTGCGAGATTTCCATCCAACACTCATCTCCCGCCAGAAGAACTCACTGGTGGCCTTCTACATCATTGAGTGCATTGCCATGAGCAACAGCATGATTAATACCTTCTGTTTTGTCAGCGTCAAGAACAACACAGTTAAGTACCTGAAGAAGATTGTACTGCTGCGCTGGAGGTCAACGTATGCGCCCAATAAGACTGTAGATGAGATGGATATGAGGACCGCCTCCATGCCTGTAACAGAGGAGATTGAATGCATTCACCTGAGGTGA